In Nothobranchius furzeri strain GRZ-AD chromosome 19, NfurGRZ-RIMD1, whole genome shotgun sequence, the following are encoded in one genomic region:
- the LOC139064303 gene encoding spectrin alpha chain, non-erythrocytic 1-like, with product MEEGHFAGSEPSARQNILIHHVLTPDLLTQQQQVAPTDDETGKELVLALYDYQEKSPGEVTMKKGDILTLLNSTNKVVLLELASLAE from the exons atggaggaag gtcacttcgctggttcagaaccctcggcccgtcagaacattcttatccaccacgttctaacaccagacctgttaacccaacagcaacaagtggctccaactgacgatgagaccgggaaggagctggttctggctctgtacgactaccaggagaagagtcctggagaggtcaccatgaagaagggcgacatcctcacgctgctcaacagcaccaacaag gttgttttacttgaactcgcgtctttagctgaatga